A DNA window from Ignavibacteriales bacterium contains the following coding sequences:
- a CDS encoding PorV/PorQ family protein, translating into MKIRIILLVELVFLVCMRNGSIAQDNVKLAQTGFDFLSVISDAKAAGMAGAVNTLPMGSGSLFFNPACLTDMKNAAEISASYNPWIADIKHTQFSAAVNLGSWGVVGVSLQNVNYGDFYKTIVTNEGDNFLYLGTFSLQANSFGIGYANKLTDQFSVGGQIKYVQQSLGDGVVPTTIDVRDSTTVTTSFKLNPIAFDFGTLFKTGLKSLAFGISIRHFSGQLTYQQESFQMPLLFTLGVSMDIMDFWEKIREDHSLVVSVDLTHDRSYPEQLLVGINYTFLNTISLRGGYNSHADLEKFSYGVGVSQFGLSIDYAYTPLNYFDNLQRITVRLKI; encoded by the coding sequence ATGAAAATAAGAATAATTCTCTTAGTGGAGCTTGTCTTTCTGGTGTGCATGAGAAACGGCAGCATTGCTCAAGATAATGTTAAACTTGCGCAGACCGGTTTTGATTTCTTAAGTGTTATTTCTGATGCAAAGGCAGCTGGAATGGCAGGTGCAGTTAACACATTGCCAATGGGCTCGGGTTCACTTTTTTTCAACCCCGCCTGCTTAACTGATATGAAAAATGCCGCGGAAATATCGGCAAGTTATAATCCATGGATTGCCGATATTAAACATACGCAATTTAGTGCGGCTGTTAATTTGGGTTCATGGGGCGTTGTGGGTGTATCATTGCAGAACGTGAACTATGGTGATTTTTATAAAACCATAGTGACCAATGAGGGTGATAATTTTCTGTATTTAGGAACATTTTCTTTGCAAGCCAATAGCTTTGGGATAGGCTATGCTAATAAACTGACCGATCAGTTTTCTGTCGGAGGTCAGATAAAGTATGTTCAACAGAGCTTAGGAGATGGTGTTGTTCCCACAACCATAGACGTCAGGGATTCCACCACGGTAACAACCTCTTTCAAGTTGAATCCAATAGCGTTTGACTTTGGTACTCTTTTCAAGACGGGACTCAAGAGTCTAGCGTTTGGAATATCTATTCGTCATTTTTCCGGACAGCTAACATATCAACAAGAATCGTTTCAAATGCCGCTTCTTTTTACTCTCGGTGTGTCCATGGATATAATGGATTTTTGGGAGAAGATTAGGGAAGACCATAGCCTGGTAGTGTCGGTCGATTTAACACACGATCGTTCGTACCCGGAACAACTTTTAGTAGGCATAAATTATACATTTCTCAATACGATCTCCTTGCGCGGAGGCTATAACTCGCATGCTGATTTGGAAAAATTCAGTTATGGAGTTGGCGTATCACAGTTTGGCCTTTCAATAGATTATGCATACACACCGTTGAATTATTTCGATAACCTTCAGCGCATTACTGTAAGATTAAAGATATAG
- a CDS encoding carboxylesterase family protein: MQKSATSFIFLIVINSMACAQVNDETVAPRVKIVNGVLEGINESGIRTFKGVPFAEPPIGDLRWKEPQPLKNWSDVRKADKFGPRAMQMPIFGDMGFRSNGMSEDCLYLNIWTPAKTDKEHLPVLVYFYGGGFVAGDGSEARYDGESMARKGIVAVTVNYRLGVFGFLAHPELTKESPHRSSGNYGLMDQSAALHWVQQNISAFGGDPTKITIAGESAGSVSVSAQMASPLSKKIIAGAIGESGSLLGTLPSIPLTAAEQTGVEFAKSIPANSLSELRTMSAEKLLDAAAKFNPFRFSLTIDGYFFPKSPFKIYEAGEQAHVPLLVGWNSEEMNYHNILGPNKPTLDNFTSAVQKIYGEHAAQVLQVYNSSTDEEVEQVATDLAGDRFIGFSTWKWGNIHSKTSGKPVYRYLFARPRPEMRPEMGNATAGLAGGVKKDSAAAKAPKPPAARGAVHSAEIEYALGNLPTNRVYDWQPEDYKVSEMMQTFFANFIKTNNPSGLGVPEWPSVTNARPVNVMLIDVNTKVILETMMQQQRYLLLDKLSGK; encoded by the coding sequence ATGCAAAAATCTGCGACTTCTTTCATCTTCCTTATAGTAATAAATTCAATGGCTTGTGCGCAAGTAAATGACGAAACTGTTGCTCCAAGAGTAAAAATTGTGAATGGTGTGCTTGAAGGAATTAATGAATCCGGTATCCGCACTTTCAAGGGAGTTCCTTTTGCTGAGCCACCAATTGGTGATTTACGCTGGAAGGAACCTCAGCCATTAAAGAATTGGTCAGATGTACGTAAAGCAGACAAATTTGGGCCTCGTGCTATGCAAATGCCTATTTTTGGTGATATGGGTTTTCGATCTAATGGTATGAGTGAAGATTGCCTGTACCTCAACATATGGACACCTGCAAAGACGGACAAAGAGCATTTGCCAGTACTGGTTTATTTTTATGGAGGTGGTTTTGTGGCAGGGGATGGTTCTGAAGCTCGTTACGATGGTGAAAGTATGGCCCGCAAAGGTATTGTGGCGGTTACAGTAAATTACCGTCTTGGAGTATTTGGATTTCTTGCCCATCCTGAGCTAACAAAAGAATCGCCTCATCGATCCTCCGGTAATTATGGATTAATGGATCAGTCTGCAGCTTTACACTGGGTGCAACAAAACATATCGGCCTTCGGCGGTGATCCTACAAAAATTACTATCGCCGGTGAATCTGCAGGATCGGTTTCCGTTAGTGCACAAATGGCTTCACCCTTATCAAAAAAAATTATAGCTGGTGCAATAGGCGAAAGCGGCTCATTACTGGGTACGCTTCCTTCTATTCCGCTCACTGCTGCCGAACAAACAGGTGTTGAATTTGCCAAAAGCATCCCGGCAAATTCCTTATCGGAACTCAGAACTATGAGCGCGGAAAAATTGCTTGATGCTGCTGCAAAGTTTAATCCCTTCCGTTTTTCATTAACCATTGATGGTTATTTCTTTCCCAAAAGCCCCTTTAAAATTTATGAAGCAGGAGAGCAGGCGCATGTGCCACTGTTAGTTGGATGGAATTCAGAGGAAATGAACTACCATAATATTCTGGGACCCAATAAACCCACTTTGGATAACTTTACCAGCGCTGTGCAAAAAATTTATGGCGAACATGCGGCACAAGTTTTACAAGTTTACAACTCATCCACCGATGAAGAAGTGGAACAAGTGGCTACTGATTTAGCTGGAGACAGATTTATTGGTTTTAGTACATGGAAATGGGGCAACATACATAGTAAAACTAGTGGCAAGCCAGTGTATCGGTATTTGTTTGCCCGTCCACGCCCTGAAATGAGACCAGAAATGGGAAATGCTACGGCGGGTCTGGCAGGTGGTGTGAAGAAAGATTCTGCTGCTGCCAAGGCACCTAAACCACCAGCGGCCCGAGGCGCGGTTCATTCTGCTGAAATAGAATATGCTCTTGGTAATCTACCTACCAACCGTGTTTACGATTGGCAACCTGAAGATTATAAGGTTTCTGAAATGATGCAAACTTTCTTTGCTAATTTTATTAAAACAAATAATCCTAGTGGTCTTGGTGTACCTGAATGGCCATCTGTTACTAATGCGAGACCGGTAAATGTAATGCTTATAGATGTCAATACTAAAGTAATACTCGAGACAATGATGCAACAACAGCGATATTTACTTCTTGATAAGCTTTCAGGGAAATAA
- a CDS encoding cellulase family glycosylhydrolase — protein MINSSNYNRILIQPVKLIFFLIISICAANEILIAQGYLHTSGTKIMKGNGDEMILRGIGLGGWLVPEGYMLHTSGFANSPTEIRNKIVALVGQTNSDQFFQSYRQNYVTRKDIDSIARWGFNSIRLPMHYELLTPKGQSGVFLEAGFAIIDSLLNWCEANHIYLILDLHCAPGGQNSANISDYSGYPSLWESTVYKQQTVALWKELARRYSDKQWIGGYDLLNETVWTFGTTPANQPLRALYKQITDSIRTVDKNHIIFIEGNQWANDFAGLTPPWDTNMVYSFHKYWNPNNTSSINTYLSLRTNNNVPLWCGEAGENSNQWFADCIALFEANKIGWSWWPHKKIESTAVLLSSPMSAGYNNILRYWNNQVPQPSVQDAMDALNSQAMNLNIDSCAVRRDVIDAIIRQPFTTATVPFANLNIPGYVFATEYDMGKNGFAYGDKDFQNISGNSGGSAWNTGGQYRNDGVDIETCSDFPTNGYDVDDINNGEFLTFTVNASETATYDMSVRYTANAAGSMLRLFMDGNYDSGILTLPSTSGLQTWSSFSAGQYQFTAGSHLFGISFLSSGFNLNYIKFTNVNAHDQDTSDYQLQQNYPNPFNSTTVIEYQLPAVGTRFFVSLKVYDELGREVANLINEQQEAGPHQTIMDARRLASGVYVYRLLATDEQKNQHTFQKKMLLLK, from the coding sequence ATGATAAACTCATCAAACTACAATCGAATATTGATTCAACCTGTAAAGTTGATATTCTTTTTGATCATTAGCATTTGTGCTGCAAACGAAATTCTCATTGCTCAAGGATATCTCCATACATCCGGAACGAAGATAATGAAGGGCAATGGAGACGAAATGATTCTCCGAGGGATTGGGCTTGGGGGCTGGCTCGTTCCTGAAGGATATATGCTTCACACCTCAGGATTTGCAAACTCCCCAACAGAAATTCGAAATAAAATTGTAGCGTTAGTAGGTCAAACAAATTCGGATCAGTTTTTTCAATCTTATCGACAGAACTATGTGACTCGAAAAGATATTGATTCTATTGCAAGATGGGGGTTCAATTCCATTCGATTACCAATGCATTATGAATTACTGACACCTAAAGGACAGTCAGGTGTTTTTCTTGAAGCGGGTTTTGCAATAATAGACAGTCTGCTCAATTGGTGTGAAGCAAATCATATATATCTTATTTTAGATTTACATTGCGCGCCGGGCGGCCAGAACAGCGCCAACATCAGCGACTATAGTGGCTATCCGTCGTTATGGGAGAGTACAGTATATAAACAACAAACAGTGGCATTGTGGAAGGAACTTGCAAGACGCTATTCTGATAAGCAATGGATTGGTGGATACGATTTATTGAACGAAACTGTATGGACATTCGGGACTACACCTGCAAACCAGCCATTGCGAGCTTTATACAAACAAATCACAGATTCTATCCGAACAGTTGATAAGAACCATATCATTTTCATCGAAGGAAATCAATGGGCAAATGATTTCGCAGGGTTGACACCACCCTGGGATACCAACATGGTTTATAGTTTTCATAAGTACTGGAACCCGAATAATACGAGTTCTATTAATACATATCTAAGTCTAAGAACTAACAACAATGTCCCACTCTGGTGCGGTGAGGCAGGAGAGAATTCAAACCAATGGTTCGCCGATTGTATTGCACTATTTGAAGCGAATAAAATTGGCTGGTCTTGGTGGCCGCATAAGAAAATTGAATCTACTGCAGTATTACTTTCATCCCCGATGTCGGCAGGGTATAATAATATTCTTCGATATTGGAATAATCAGGTTCCGCAGCCGAGTGTTCAGGATGCAATGGATGCCTTGAATAGTCAAGCTATGAATTTGAATATCGATTCATGTGCGGTTCGTCGTGATGTCATTGATGCAATAATACGGCAGCCCTTTACAACAGCGACAGTTCCGTTTGCAAATCTCAATATTCCTGGATATGTTTTTGCTACCGAGTATGATATGGGAAAGAATGGTTTTGCTTATGGCGATAAAGATTTTCAGAATATTAGTGGAAACAGCGGTGGGAGTGCTTGGAATACTGGCGGACAGTATAGAAATGATGGAGTAGATATTGAAACTTGTTCTGACTTTCCAACGAATGGGTACGATGTTGACGATATAAATAATGGTGAATTTCTAACCTTTACAGTGAATGCTTCTGAAACAGCAACTTATGATATGAGTGTAAGATATACAGCGAATGCGGCAGGAAGTATGCTCAGATTATTTATGGATGGAAACTATGATTCAGGTATTCTGACTCTTCCATCTACAAGCGGATTGCAAACGTGGAGTTCATTTAGTGCCGGACAGTACCAATTTACCGCAGGATCGCATCTATTTGGAATCTCTTTTTTATCAAGCGGGTTTAATTTAAACTATATTAAATTTACGAATGTGAATGCCCACGACCAAGATACCTCAGATTATCAACTTCAACAAAACTATCCGAATCCTTTTAATTCAACGACAGTGATCGAATATCAGTTGCCAGCAGTAGGAACACGATTTTTTGTGTCTTTGAAAGTATATGATGAGCTGGGGAGAGAAGTGGCAAACCTGATAAATGAACAGCAGGAGGCAGGTCCTCATCAAACTATCATGGATGCTCGTCGGCTGGCTAGCGGAGTGTATGTGTATCGGTTGTTGGCGACTGATGAGCAGAAAAATCAGCACACTTTCCAGAAGAAAATGCTTTTGTTAAAATAA
- a CDS encoding TonB-dependent receptor, with protein sequence MKSRFLFLIFLLLLGLAFLSAIGIAGTTGKIAGTITDKLNGEPIIAANVVVLGTSLGASTDINGEYSILFVPPGIYKVQISCISYGKIVMSDVRVYIDQTARVDVTLEAKEVQVEETVVFGEKPIKPDVSAAVVAVSNNEISQLPVANMQSVIQTQAGVKENMQIRGGDQSDALFQVNGISLRDPRNNTPISTIALSSVKEVSIERGGFNAEYGQVRSGIINVIAKEGDKSDYTVTATVRASPYQYKAMGLSPFDQNSYWMRPYLDPAVCWTGTTNGAWDTYTQDSYPKWEGWNSISQQRNTSAGSTYLSPAALQKQYLFETRRRPVANPDYDVDAGFGGPVPLIGKYLGDLRFFSAYRQQDAMLLVPLTRNDNLNWDLNVRFNSDITKSMKLVAAVFTGKQYSQVQNWPFTVSQNWASGIYITTPQQVADQIAGYGQTGIFNPDYFSPSKISYTSISADVTQFLSPTSYYEIRLERLTRSYLSEPTARRNEDSVYQIVNGFFVNEEPFGYETVKSMGATGIDLGGSECLFRDHTEVSATTLKADFTSQIDFKNMFKAGIEFIYNDLNFDYGQAYALSNGVDYQQHVVMRVYPIRAGAYIQDKLETNGFVANFGLRVDYSDPRTDWYTGNPFNVSFFSSANSNAPLTPSKAQWQFSPRIGISHPVTENSKLYFNYGHFKQMPSYENMFAIGRTSSGQITNFGNPNQTLAKTVAYELGYDHYLGDNILIQISAFYRDITNNQLDINGNTLTVYYIPKTGGYAQPTSSGYADVRGLEISLRKTSGQFWTGFANYTYQSTSGGYFGDNTQFLNLTEQTNYDTRTDRSYQQVPVPSPYARVNLCLFTPNDFGPQWGSFKPLGSFLLNVFFNWQAGSYVTYNPFARYGIFNNVQNTDNFDVQLRFSKTFDLRTVNVELFVDVNNALNYKKMNMNSFGGSSDRDSYMESLHLPKSDVYTNVPGDDRVGDFRANGTDYQPVLNYLPTISSAVPGTIYYDSQTMTYKEVTNGQWTPVDQTRMDKILSTKAYINMPNLTSFTFLNPRQIFFGIKLSVKI encoded by the coding sequence ATGAAAAGTAGATTCCTTTTTTTGATATTCCTTCTATTGTTAGGACTGGCCTTTTTATCTGCGATCGGGATAGCAGGTACAACAGGAAAAATCGCTGGGACGATTACCGATAAATTAAACGGCGAGCCCATCATAGCAGCTAATGTCGTTGTCCTCGGTACATCTCTTGGTGCTTCTACAGATATAAATGGAGAATATTCTATCTTGTTTGTTCCTCCCGGAATATACAAAGTTCAAATCTCTTGCATCAGTTATGGAAAAATTGTCATGAGTGATGTGAGAGTTTACATAGATCAAACAGCGCGCGTCGATGTTACCTTAGAGGCAAAAGAAGTCCAAGTTGAAGAAACGGTTGTTTTTGGGGAAAAGCCCATCAAACCAGATGTGTCTGCTGCTGTTGTTGCAGTGAGTAATAACGAAATTAGTCAACTGCCTGTTGCAAATATGCAATCAGTTATTCAGACTCAAGCCGGCGTGAAGGAAAATATGCAAATCCGCGGAGGGGACCAGAGTGATGCATTGTTTCAGGTAAACGGTATATCACTCCGTGATCCACGCAATAATACACCTATATCAACGATTGCGCTGAGTTCTGTTAAAGAAGTTTCTATCGAACGCGGCGGGTTTAATGCCGAATATGGCCAGGTTCGCTCCGGTATCATCAATGTGATTGCGAAAGAGGGGGATAAATCAGACTACACCGTGACAGCGACTGTTCGTGCTAGCCCGTACCAATATAAGGCTATGGGTTTATCACCTTTTGATCAAAATTCTTATTGGATGCGGCCGTATCTAGATCCCGCCGTTTGTTGGACAGGCACGACGAATGGTGCCTGGGATACCTATACTCAAGATTCATATCCAAAATGGGAAGGATGGAATTCAATATCGCAACAAAGAAATACATCGGCGGGTTCTACATATCTTTCTCCGGCCGCGCTGCAAAAGCAATATCTATTTGAAACACGAAGACGACCTGTTGCCAATCCCGATTATGATGTTGATGCAGGTTTTGGCGGTCCCGTGCCTCTCATTGGTAAGTATTTGGGCGATCTTCGTTTCTTTAGTGCGTACCGGCAACAAGACGCAATGCTTTTAGTTCCATTGACTCGAAACGATAATTTGAATTGGGACTTGAATGTGCGATTTAACTCGGACATAACCAAATCCATGAAATTAGTCGCCGCAGTTTTTACAGGCAAACAATATTCGCAAGTTCAAAACTGGCCTTTTACGGTGTCTCAAAACTGGGCGAGTGGTATATATATCACAACTCCGCAACAAGTAGCTGATCAAATTGCAGGCTATGGTCAAACTGGAATCTTTAATCCCGATTATTTCAGCCCGTCTAAAATATCATATACCTCAATTTCAGCAGATGTTACTCAATTCCTTTCTCCAACATCGTATTATGAAATTAGGCTCGAGCGATTAACGAGATCGTACCTGTCCGAACCTACGGCGAGACGGAATGAGGATTCGGTTTATCAAATTGTGAATGGTTTCTTTGTTAACGAAGAGCCATTCGGATACGAGACTGTGAAATCTATGGGAGCAACAGGGATTGACTTGGGAGGTTCCGAATGTTTGTTTCGGGACCATACAGAAGTATCTGCGACAACGTTGAAGGCAGATTTTACGAGCCAGATTGACTTTAAAAATATGTTTAAAGCAGGAATAGAATTTATTTATAACGATCTGAATTTTGATTACGGACAGGCTTATGCATTAAGTAACGGTGTAGATTATCAACAGCATGTTGTGATGCGTGTTTATCCCATCAGAGCGGGTGCGTATATCCAGGATAAATTGGAGACAAATGGATTTGTAGCTAATTTTGGATTAAGGGTGGATTATAGCGATCCTCGGACGGATTGGTACACTGGTAATCCATTCAATGTATCGTTTTTTTCCAGTGCAAATTCAAATGCACCTTTGACCCCATCAAAAGCGCAATGGCAATTTAGTCCACGCATCGGTATTTCCCATCCAGTTACAGAAAATTCAAAACTTTATTTCAATTACGGACATTTTAAGCAAATGCCGTCCTATGAAAATATGTTTGCTATTGGCCGCACATCATCTGGACAAATTACAAACTTTGGTAATCCAAATCAAACTCTGGCGAAAACTGTTGCCTACGAGCTTGGGTATGATCATTACTTAGGTGATAATATTCTTATTCAAATAAGCGCGTTTTATCGGGATATCACAAATAATCAGCTCGATATAAATGGAAACACGCTTACTGTTTATTATATACCAAAGACTGGCGGGTACGCTCAGCCCACAAGTTCTGGCTATGCGGATGTTCGCGGCCTTGAAATTTCTTTACGAAAGACGAGCGGTCAATTTTGGACAGGATTTGCAAACTACACATATCAATCCACTTCTGGAGGTTATTTTGGTGATAATACCCAATTTCTGAATCTCACAGAACAGACAAATTATGATACACGAACAGATAGGTCGTACCAACAAGTGCCCGTCCCAAGTCCTTATGCTCGGGTGAACCTCTGTTTATTTACTCCTAATGATTTTGGTCCCCAATGGGGTTCCTTTAAACCATTGGGCAGTTTTTTGTTAAATGTGTTTTTCAATTGGCAAGCGGGTTCGTATGTCACGTATAATCCATTCGCAAGATATGGAATATTCAATAATGTACAAAACACAGATAACTTTGACGTCCAGTTAAGATTTAGTAAGACCTTTGATTTGAGAACTGTAAACGTCGAATTGTTTGTCGATGTGAATAATGCCCTGAATTACAAAAAGATGAATATGAACTCATTTGGTGGTTCTTCCGACCGTGATTCATATATGGAATCTCTTCATCTTCCTAAAAGTGATGTCTATACTAATGTGCCGGGAGATGATAGGGTCGGTGATTTTAGAGCAAATGGAACTGATTATCAACCCGTATTAAATTATTTACCAACTATTAGCAGCGCGGTCCCTGGGACAATTTATTATGACTCACAAACAATGACGTATAAAGAGGTTACGAATGGTCAATGGACGCCTGTTGATCAAACAAGAATGGATAAAATTTTGAGCACAAAAGCCTATATCAACATGCCTAATTTAACGTCATTCACATTTTTAAATCCTCGGCAAATATTTTTTGGAATTAAGTTATCGGTTAAAATATGA